The region GCATATGAAACTCTTCCATTTTGCTAGATACGACGGGCTGTATAAGTTCTTTCGAAGCTGAAATAAATGGATGTGCCATATCGATCCTCCTTTCCGTTTGACATTTTGCGTAAAATTTCTTTCTAGTCTAAGCAATACTTGTCATGCTTGGACACTGACAGCGCATATATTCACTGTATAAACCTCAAGAAAGCAGTGAGTATATGTCTAAATTTTTACAGGGAACTATTATTTTAATAATTGCTGGCTTAATTACACGTGTACTCGGGTTTGTCAATCGAATTGTGGTGGCTCGAATGATTGGAGACGAAGGTGTGGGACTTTATATGATGGCGGTCCCCACGCTGGTATTAGTAATCACCTTAACACAGCTTGGGCTACCGGTTGCCATTTCAAAGTTAGTGGCAGAAGCAGAAGCTTTAGGTGACAGGCATAAAATAAAAAAAATACTTGTCGTCTCTTTAAGTATTACGTGTACGCTGAGCGTTTTATTTACGCTCGGACTAATATTATTCGCTCCCGTTGTAGCAAAAACCTTCTTTACAGATTCACGTACGATCTATCCGCTGCTTGCGATTATCCCAGTTATTCCAATCATCGCCGTCTCGTCTGTCATCCGCGGATATTTTCAAGGAAAGCAGCAAATGAAGCCTGCTGCTTATTCTCAAATTATCGAACAAGTGGTGCGCATTACGTTAATTGCCGTATGTACAAAAGCGTTTTTGCCTTATGGAATTCAGTACGCCGCGGCTGGCGCTATGCTATCTTCAGTATTTGGAGAGCTGGCTTCACTGTTTTATATGGTGTTTATGTTCAAGCGAAAAAAGAAAATCACGGTAAGACGAAAATTTTTTGCCTCTTTACATGCAGGCAAAGATACGTTCTTTGACTTGATGCGAATCGCTCTTCCCACGACAGGAAGCCGCATGATTGGATCAATTTCTTGGTTTTTAGAACCGATTGTAGTAGCTCAAAGTTTAGCAATTGCAGGAGTAGCGACGGCTGTAGCAACGAAGCAGTACGGAGAATTAACAGGCTTTGCACTCCCTCTCCTGATGCTGCCTTCTTTTGTAACGGTGTCTCTATCCACTTCCTTAGTTCCGGCAATTAGTGAATCTCTTGCACAGAATCAAATGAAACAAATCGAATATCGGCTTCATCAAGCTCTCCGCTTGTCGTTTGTAACAGGCGGACTGGCCGTTGTTGTTCTTTATGTATTTGCTAATCCGGTAATGGAATTGATGTATGGTTCTGACAAAGCAGCTATTTTTGTCAAAGTAATGGCGCCTTTTTTTATCTTTTATTATTTCCAAGGACCTCTTCAAGCTGTTCTGCAGGCGCTAGACCTTGCAAAAGCTGCCATGATTAACAGTTTTATAGGAGCAGCGGTCAAAACATCTCTTATCTTCTTACTCGCAACTCAGCCCAATCTAGGCATTATGGGAGCTGGCCTTGCAATCGTTGTTGGAATGATGCTTGTCACTCTTTTACACCTGTCTACAGTCATGAAAAAAATTACGTATAAGCTTCATGTGTTTGAATATCTTCGCAGCTTTGCTGTAATGGGAATATCAGGTTTCACCGGACATTTTGCTTATATGAACCTTTTCACTTCCATTCCTTTAAGCTTACGAACCGTTTTATCGATTGCACTTACAAGCTTTGTATATGTCCTGTTTTTACTGCTTTTTAGACTGATAACAAAAGAAGAATTAAACCGTTTTTCTGTGTTACGTTATTTTAAACGAAAATAAAACGCGGAGCAATCCGCGTTTTATTGTTTTACATCTACCAAATCTATAAAAAACTTTCCGTTGTCATAGCTGCAATATGAAATCTTATCTAAGTTTGAATATCCAAGCTTCGCTAGCTCTGTTCTTAGCCATTCCGTTGTTTTGTGTTCATGCAACAGATGCTCTTCTTGAATAATGCCGTCAATGATAAAAGGCAAATTTAAATTACCTTTTTTACCTGTTTGCTGATCTTTTTCAAACACGGATAGCTTTCCTGAAGATTCTAAAATAGCAAATTCGACATCTGCTACATTTTTTACATTTTTATCACGCAGCTGCACGAGCAAGTCATTGAAGTTATATCGCTGCCTTTTCATTTCATGTTCGTTTATTTTTCCATTTTCAATGATAATACTAGGTTTGCCATCAATAAAATTTCGCATTCGATTGCTTTTAAGAGACCATATAGCTAAGCCGATTTGAATAATAAGAAGCGTTAACATCGGAAGAATTGAATACAGCAAAGGATCTTTTGGGTTTTCAATAGCCATTACTGCCATTTCGGCAATCATAATGAAGACAACTAAATCCAAAATGCTCAGCTCTCCTATTTCCCTTTTACCCATAACGCGAAAAATAATTAAAACGACTACGTATAAAAGCACGGTTCGCGCAACCATGATCAATAGCTCCACTGCAAAGACCTCCTTTATGTATTCCCTTGTAGTTTGTACCATTTATTTTAAAATAGCCTTACTTTTATGCGTCTATTTTGAAGTCCTGCCGAATATGCTCGTACTAAGGGTACGCCTATCTTTTTATTTCATGAGGGGGAAACAAGTTGGGTGCAAAACGAATGAGCAACGCTGTATTTGCAGGAGTAGCAACAATCTTAGTGATGGCTTTAGCGATTAGCATTATCTTTTCGCTTATTTTAAAATTCACATCGCTTGAAGAACAGTCGGTACGTTTATTTTTACTCATTCTCTCATTTATTACACTGTTTATCGGAGGATTTATCGCGGGAGGACGAAACGGTTCAAAGGGACTTCTTGTTGGAGGGGCCACTGGTATTTCTTATTCCTTTTTAATGTTTTTGCTACAATTCCTCGGCTATAGTCATCTGTTTTCTGCACAACAGCTTTTATTTCACGCTGGATTTATTGGAGTCGCTATTCTCGGGGGAATTGTTGGCGTAAACATTGCCGGTTCACGAGAAGCATAAAAAAACGTCACGTACATGTACGTGACGTTTTTTTATTAATCTACGCTTCTTACTTCACGAATAGCATTACGGTCAAATGTTAATTTTGAACCGTCAGTGCTGCGAACCACAACTTGTGACTCATCAATTGCGTCTACCAAACCGTGCATACCGCCAATCGTTACAATCTTATCACCTTTTTTAAGTGTTGATTGCATTTGCTGTACGTTTTTTTGACGTTTTTGCTGTGGACGGATTAGCAAGAAATAGAAAATGACAAACATTAAAAGTAATGGCCAAATATTTTGTAAAACACCCATGAAAACTCCTCCTTTTATTTATATTATCAACAGGCACTCATTCATAAATTTGATGAAAATTCCTGTAGTGACCTAGAAATTCTTTGCGTCTGGACCGTTAAACCCATATTTTTCAAAGAACTCATCACGGAAATCGCCAAGTCGGTCTTCGCGAATGGCTTCACGGACTTGCTCCATTAAGTTTAGCAGAAAATATAAGTTATGGTAAGATGTTAAACGAATTCCAAACGTTTCATTACAACGAATTAAGTGGCGAATATACGCTCTTGAATAATTTTGACATGTGTAGCAGTCACAGTTTGGATCAATTGGACCGAAGTCTTCTGCATATTTTGCATTTTTAACAACAAGACGACCTTCGCTTGTCATAAGCGTTCCGTTACGTGCAATACGCGTGGGTAATACGCAATCAAACATATCAATTCCGCGAATCGCTCCATCAATTAACGAGTCAGGTGACCCTACTCCCATTAAATAACGAGGTTTGTCGGTTGGTAAGTATGGCGTCGTAAACTCAAGCACACGATTCATCACATCTTTTGGTTCTCCAACTGACAGGCCTCCTACAGCATAACCTGGGAAGTCCATTGAAACTAAATCAGCTGCACTTTGACGGCGTAAATCTTCAAACTCTCCGCCTTGAACAATCCCAAAAAGACCTTGGTCTTGAGGACGGCTATGAGCCTTAAGGCATCGCTCTGCCCAGCGGCTTGTGCGTTCAACTGAACGTTTTAAGTAGTCGTATTCTGCTGGATAAGGAGGGCATTCATCAAATGCCATCATAATATCAGACCCAAGCGCATTTTGAATGTCCATCGCCTTTTCTGGAGATAAGAAAAGCTTGTCTCCATTCAAATGGTTGCGGAAATGAACCCCTTCTTCTTCAATACGACGCAAATCGCTTAAACTAAAAACTTGGAAGCCGCCTGAATCCGTTAAGATGGGACGATCCCAGTTCATAAATTTATGCAGACCTCCCGCTTTTTTAACAATTTCATGACCTGGACGAAGCCATAAATGATACGTATTACTTAAAATAATGCCTGCCCCCATTGCTTTTAAATCTTCCGGAGACATTGTTTTTACTGTAGCTAATGTGCCTACTGGCATAAAAATAGGCGTTTCAAATGAGCCATGAGGCGTGTGGACAATCCCTAAACGCGCTCCTGTTTGTTTACAAGTTTTTATATGTTCGTAACGAATTGCTGTCATTGATGTATTCCTTTCATGTTAAATTACACGATTAGCATCGCGTCGCCGAAGCTGAAAAAGCGATACTTCTCTGCTACAGCTTGTTCATAGGCAGAAATTACGTTTTCTCTTCCTGCTAAGGCACTTACAAGCATAATGAGCGTAGATTTTGGAAGATGGAAATTGGTAATCATTCCATCAATTGCTTTAAATTCATACCCTGGGAAGATAAAAATATTGGTCCAGCCTGAAGAAGCAACAAATTTGCCGTTATGCTCAGTTGCAATCGTTTCAAGGGTACGGGTAGAAGTTGTGCCTACTGAAATAATACGACCGCCTTTTTCGCGTACGCTGTTTAGTAAAGCAGCGGTTCCTTCACTCACTTGATAAAACTCTGAGTGCATATCGTGCTCTTCTAAGTCGTCAACGCTGACTGGACGGAATGTACCCAATCCGACATGAAGCGTTAAAAATGCAATATGCACACCTTTTGTTTTTAACTGTTCAAGCATCTCTTCTGTAAAGTGAAGACCTGCTGTTGGCGCTGCTGCAGAACCTTGTTCGCGAGCAAAAACCGTTTGATAGCGCTCTTGATCATCCAAGCGTTCTTTAATATAAGGCGGCAGCGGCATTTCTCCCAGTTGTTCCAGCACCTCATAAAAGATGCCTTGATAGTTGAATTCTAACAAACGTCCGCCTTGATCGCTCGTTTCTTTACATACAGCTGTCAGACGTCCGTCACCAAACGAAATAACCGTGCCTTCTTTTACTCGCTTAGCCGGTTTTACAAGCGTCTCCCACGTATCGCCTTGTGTTTGTTTTAAAAGCAATACTTCAATATTAGCACCTGTATCTTCTTTTGTCCCAAATAACCGTGCAGGAAGAACACGCGTGTCGTTTAACACTAAACAATCTCCTTCTTGCACATAATCAAGAAGGTCATGAAACATATGATGCTTCACACTTCCTGTTTCTTTGTTTAATACCATGAGTCTTGACGCATCTCGCTGCTCAAGCGGTGTTTGGGCAATCAATTCTTCTGGTAAATGAAAATCAAATAAATCTACTTTCAAAATGTTCACCTGTTTCTACTTAATTATTTAAATCTGCCAATTACATAAAAAATAAGTGATAACACAACGCTTACTAGAATACATGTCACAATCGGGAAATAAAAGGTTGTATTTCCTTTTTTGATAAAAATATCGCCAGGAAGCTTGCCAACGAACTGCCATAACAGCCCAATGACTACTAAAATGCCCCCTAATGTGATAAGCATCTTAGGCATATCATTCACTGATCAGGCACCTCCAGCTGAAAATGATCATAAACCAAAGGAGTCACAATTCTTCCTCGCGGCGTTCGCTGCAAAAAGCCAATTTGCAATAGATACGGCTCGTATACGTCTTCAATTGTGTGAGACTCTTCACCAATAGTAGCCGATATTGTGTCTAACCCTACAGGTCCGCCTCTAAATTTTTCGATAATCCCTCTTAATAATTTATGGTCAATATGATCAAGACCTAAACGGTCCACCTGCAACATTTCTAATGCTTCGGTGGCAAGCCTTTCGGTTATGGCTCCATCTCCTTTGACCTGGGCAAAATCTCTTACTCTTCGAAGCAAGCGATTCGCAATACGCGGAGTTCCCCTGGCACGCCTAGCCATCTCAAACGTAGCTTTCTGATCAATCTCTACATCTAAAATAGCGGCTGTCCTTTCTACTATCGAAGCAAGATCTTCTTCTTGGTAGTATTCTAAACGGCTTAAAACGCCGAAGCGATCACGCAAAGGAGAAGATAAAAGCCCTGCTCTTGTCGTTGCACCTACTAGCGTAAACGGAGGCAAATCCAGACGGACGGAACGTGCACTAGGTCCTTTTCCAATAACAATATCCAAACAGAAATCTTCCATTGCTGGGTATAGTACTTCTTCAACCGAACGATTTAATCGATGAATTTCATCAATAAAAAGCACATCTCCAGGCTCTAAGCTGGTTAAAACTGCAGCTAAGTCGCCTGGACGCTCAATGGCTGGCCCTGAGGTCGTTCGGATTTGCACGCCCATTTCATTAGCGATAATAGTAGCAAGGGTTGTTTTCCCCAATCCTGGAGGACCATATAAGAGCACGTGATCTAACGTTTCGCTTCGCATTTTGGCAGCTTTAATAAAAATGTCAAGGTGGGATTTTACTTTATGCTGACCAATATACTGCTGTAAAGTTTGCGGCCGCAAACTTTGCTCGATGATTTCTTCTTCACCAAGAACATCTCCCGTTACAATACGATCGTCCATTTTACTCCTCCCTTACTTATTGTTTCAATAATCGTTTTAGCGCTTCTTTAATATACTGATCCGTTGTCATCGTTTCCTTCATTAAAGCCGGAACAATTTTTTTGATTTCTCTTTCTGCATAACCTAATACTTTAAGTGCTTCAATCGCTTCATCAAGTGCTTCTGAACTTTGAGATTTGACTTCTTGTGCGTCCAAATCTGCAAATAAAGAAGGAACGGCATCTGGTACAATATCATGCAGCTTTCCTTTTAAGTCTAGAATCATCTGTCGAGCTGTTTTTTTACCTACTCCTGGAAACTTAACTAAAAACTTCTCGTCTTCCTCTTCCACAGCTTGGACAACCTGCGCTGGATTACCTGACGCTAAAATAGCTAAACCGCCTTTTGGACCGATTCCTGACACGCTAATTAACTTCATAAATAAATCCTTTTGTTCTCGCGAAGCAAACCCGTAAAGTGCAATTACGTCTTCTCTTACATATTGATAGGTGTAAACCGTCTTTGGTTGTTCATCAATTGAAAATACATATGGATTCGGCGTAAAGACTTGATAGCCTATTCCGTTGTTTTCAATTACTACATACTCAGGATTTATATATGTAACAGTGCCTTTGATATAATCAAACAATAAGCTCTCTCCTTAATCACGTACGCGCGGGCAGTGACCTTCAACTTTGCCTACGAAGAATCCTGCCCGCATCGTTCTCTATTTTCCTTTAAAGTTGCTGTTTAAAAAGACGTTCAAGAGAATGTTTGCCTCTTTTCATCTTTATCTATCCATTTTTACAATATATACAAAAAATAGAACCGCCCACTTTTATTGATGAATGACCTTTTAAGGTATATACAATACTAGACTGCTGAATACCATTTTAACATATCGCCAAAAGCAAATAGAAGCAATTTAGAATGTTGAATTCAATAATTATTTTACCATACTAAAAAACGGCTGCTTTATGGAAAGCGGCCGCTGCTGGAGCTGATAGATTTTATAGAAATTAATGAGGGAAAGATATTCATCTTTTGATTGAACGCGAATACCTTTCTTTAATTGTTCATGCTGATAGCTTTCAAGCCTTTTGATGTCAATTTGAAAAAACGATTGTATAATGTGCTGCGACGAAGCTGGTTTGCCCTCAAATGCTGAGAGGATACCGTTAACAGAAAGCCCTACGTAGCCGTTCTCTTTTAAAATAGGTGAAATATCGTCTATACTTGTTCTAAAAACTAGCTCTTGATCCGTTTCTTTAAGCAGTCGCCAATTTTTATATTTTTTCATTAATTGTTTTTTTGTCATAGAAGGGCTTTTAATCATCTCTTGACTTACGACTCCATCCACATACACGCGCTCAAGAAATAATGTCATCGGCTCCTTTTCATTCGCATCTGCACGGTATGGCATTATACAAAGCACAATACTTACTAGCATTAAAAAAGCTGCTTGATGAATGACTTTCTTCACTCACCTTCACCTCACACGTTAATCATACTCTTTTTAGTATTATCTAAAAAGGTTTTGTGAAAATCTACACTAATAGTTTGACCTACTTATTTTCTTTTATCCTCTTATTTTATTAAGCACATCCCTTTCACAACATTATGTTAAGAAAACATGGAGTATTTGTTACATTTGCACACTATTTGTAAAATTTTCTCTTGAACGTTTTAATTAAATTTTCGCAGGGTATGTACATAGTGGAAGTAATTGTAAGGACTTCTATTATCTATTTTCATAAAAAAGGGAGCTGAAGTAATGAGAATGAATAAACGTGTAGTCGGAACTTTTTTTTCAGAGAAAGAAGCTTTAGATGTTATCCATAATTTAAAACGTCAAGGTTATCGAGAAACAGACATTATGGTTATTTCCAACAGTAAAAGCAATACATTTCAAATAGGTCATGATACAAATGTAATTATTGAAGCTGGTTCACCTGCTGTAAGTTCATTAGCTGGCGTCATGATGGATAACTTTTTTACCATGATGACAGGCGGCATGGGGCTCAAACAAGGAAACGGCTTGAAATCAAAATTAATCCGCATGGGCATACCAGACATCTCAGCCGTGCAGTGCGAAACGGATGTAGCTGCTGGTAAAATTCTAATTTTGATAGATGCCGTAAGCTCTGAACAAACGCCAGCCTACGGAACCTATACGGAACACAACGAGCATAGAGCCGTCCAACTACGTGAAGAAAAATTAGATGTTTTAAAAGAACGCGTCCAAGTCGGTGAAGTAAAACTCCACAAAAAAGTAATAGAGGAAGAAAGAACTGTACACGTTCCTGTTACGAGAGAAGAGTTTTATATTGAACGCCGCCCTGTAATTGACGGAGACTATAACGCTGGGTCACTTACAGAAGATGAAATCATTCGTGTTCCAATCATGGAAGAACGAGTAGAAGTAACCAAAAGACCAGTTATCGTTGAAGAAGTAATTATAGGGAAGAAGCTTATTCAAGAAACAAAAGAATGGACTGAAACGATTAAGAAAGAAGAAGCAAGCGTAGAACCGGATGGACTCGCGAGCCCTGAAGTATACGAGAATATGATGAACTATACAGACCATACTTACGCTCAAGTTTCCGCAGCTCTAGCAAGCGACGTGGAAGCCGAATACGAAAATGGTCAGGCAACTAACAACGAGAAGCCAAACACACAAGCTAACAAGACAAGCTCTTCTGCAAAAAATTTAAAAAATACAAAGAGTGTCGCTACGGCATCAGCAGATACGAAAAAAAGAGAAGGTCGCCTCAAACAAAATGAAACTAACGCTCAAAAGGAAGAAGCGGAATCTAAAACAACAAGCACATCTGCTTCTAAGAAGAAAAATTAATAGTTACATGTTCGAGGAATAGCTGCCTGGCTTCAATGGCAGCTTTTTTATATGTATTCTCATCAAAAAAAACAGCCGTCCTTCACAGACAGCTGCTTCTTCATTTAACGATGTTTATGATTGACATTCTCATCGACTGATTCAAATAGACCATTGAAATTAGTTTGAATCGTATTTCGGTCTTTTCCATTTCGAATATCGGCATCAAGAGAACGAGCATTCATAAATACATCATGATCTACTTTTACTTGAACATTGTAGTCCTTTGCAATAGGCTTTACTTTATCGAGTACGTTTTGTTTTAAACGGCCGTTATTTATGTCTTTGGCAGGATCGACAGCAACTAATAGCTGATCTCCACGGACAACAGCGCGGCTATTTTCTACCCCTTTAACGCTGGCAGCCCGATCAGCCACTTTTTCCGTAAAATCTCTTGGATAATCTTCACCATAATACATATTAGCAATGCCATTTGTACGATCATTTATATTATTGATGTTTCCATAAGGGTTTGTCGGATTGTCAAAACGTCCATCACTTACGTTTAACGGATAATTAGGTGTTCCATTCCCATCTAAAACTTCAGTCATTGGACCTTTCGGATTATCTACGCGATGTTCATTTGCTTTTTCATTTGTATGATACCCAACAGGCTGTGTCGTATCTGTATAGCGCTGTTCCATACCTTGGTCTTTGTTATTACAAGCGCCAAGTCCCATCATACATGCAAAAGCTAAAGAAGTTGCTACATACCTATTCAACATAATCGCCCCCTAATTTAAGCTCTATTTATTCTGAGCTTACTCTTAGGATTAAAAGACGAGCCGTTTATTATTCGATGAAGTGTTTATAAACTCTTTACATGTCATGTAGGTTTTGTAAGTGCTGGTAAATCACTCGATAAAAACGTGTACGCTGTGACCATTCTTCAACTGATTGTTGCATTAACCTTTGGCGGTTTGCCCATGATAAAGCAGAGGCGTTTATATTCCAGTTTCTCATCAACATCGATGGAAATAGCAAAGAAGCAAGAAAAAAAGGCTGCTTGCTTAATTCTCTTATTTTCGAGTGTTGAAGTAATTCTTTCATCGACCACTGTACGTAAGGCAAAAAGCGCTGGACAAGCTGAATATAGTCATAAAGAGCAGGAGCTTTAGCCGATAAGTCAAAATCAATCATGACAATACCCAAGTGGTTCGTTTTCAAGAAATTATGCGAAGCAACGTCACCATGAATAATGGAATAGTCCAACTGACTATCTCTGAAACGCTCCATTAAGACTAAAGCTTTTTCTCCCCAAGTCACAATGTCTTTATACACATGAACTTGATTAAATTCTCTAAATATGTGAGATGCTTCTCGAAAAGATGAAAGTCGCTTTTTCCATTTTAAAATAAGATCATATTCAGGAAGCTTTGTAGACACGGCTATTTTCTTTTTATAAACTTCTCCATGATAGCGAATCAATGTTTGTAATACTCCTTCTCGATCCTGAGAACTTTCATACGTTATCTCTTTTACTTGCTTGACAAAAGGCATCATCGCCCAATACAAATGACGGTCCTTTATATAGAGTTCACCTTCTGAATAAGTTTCGAAGTTAACTGCATACCCTTGCTTAATCTGGGATAAAAAATGATAAACATGCTCAATTTTGCTTTTGTCTCTGTATGCTTTTATTACTTTTTTTCCTTTATTCGTATCCGCTATGATGACATGAGGCTTTTTCATACGATACGTCTCAACGTGAATACCTTTTCTTTTCAAATAGAGAAAGAGACGATTTAAATTAAAATCGTCTCGTGTATAATAATCAATCTTCATCTTCGTCATACTCATCATATTCTGGAATACTAAATGCATTTGGGTCAAATGCAGGATACGAAGGTACACCAATCATGCCATATGGGGCTGGGTAGGGTGCCCTTGGGTCCTGAAAGCCATAAGGTACCTGCTGTTGGTACTGTGGATAAGGCTGCTGTGGTGCATAGTCATAAGGTCTTGGTTCACCGCAGCCGCAGTCTCCTTGCTGCTGTGGTGCATAGTGCTGCCCATAGTTGTTATGCGCGTTTTCGAAACCATCGGAAGAACTTTCATAATGTCCACCTGTCATGGCTCCTTGCACTTGTGGATACATTGGTGCTTGATGATAGGCCGGATAAACTGGCTGCTGATATCCCCATGGAGGCGGACAAGGAGAGCATTGTACCGGTCCATAGCAGCTGTGTGGCATCATTGGATACATTGGCATCGGGGCCATATGAGCGCCCATTGCATGTTCTTCAAACGATTCGTTTTCATGACCGTGATGATACATTGGAGCCTGTTGATACATTGGCATTGGATATGAGTGCGGTGCATACATTGGCGGA is a window of Priestia aryabhattai DNA encoding:
- a CDS encoding phosphotransferase, translating into MKIDYYTRDDFNLNRLFLYLKRKGIHVETYRMKKPHVIIADTNKGKKVIKAYRDKSKIEHVYHFLSQIKQGYAVNFETYSEGELYIKDRHLYWAMMPFVKQVKEITYESSQDREGVLQTLIRYHGEVYKKKIAVSTKLPEYDLILKWKKRLSSFREASHIFREFNQVHVYKDIVTWGEKALVLMERFRDSQLDYSIIHGDVASHNFLKTNHLGIVMIDFDLSAKAPALYDYIQLVQRFLPYVQWSMKELLQHSKIRELSKQPFFLASLLFPSMLMRNWNINASALSWANRQRLMQQSVEEWSQRTRFYRVIYQHLQNLHDM